The Lipingzhangella halophila genome segment CGATCCGAAAGCCGCGCGAGCCGAACCCCCCGTAATTGGCTAGTGCGCGCCCCAGGTTGCCGATTCCGATGATGGCCACCGACCAGTCCTGGGTGAGACCAAGCTCACGGGATACCTGGTAGATGAGGTAGTCGACGTCGTAGCCGACCCCGCGGGTCCCGTAGGAGCCCAAGTGGGACAGGTCCTTGCGGAGCTTGGCCGAGTTCACCCCGGTGATGGCGGCGAGGTCCTCAGAGGAGATCGTCGGGGTTCCCTGGTCGTTCAGCGCCTGCAGGGCGCGCAGGTAAACCGGGAGTCGGGCGACTGTCGCCTCCGGGATTCCCCTCTCCCGGGGCCGTGGGGTTCGGCGGGTCACAGGCGTGCGCTCCTGGGCAGCGATCGTCGGTCTGACTCAGTGGTCGGGTTCACACAGGTCCGATGCCCCCATGTGACCACGCATCACACCTGTCAAGACCCTGGCCGGAACGGATTTTCGCCCCAGATTACGCCCTTGTGAAAGTAAGCACAAAGCGGGTCGTCCATACGGGAAACCCTCTGCTCACAGGCTCATTCAAGGGCGTTCAAGGGCGGCGCGGAGGCGTTTCTCACTCACCCGCCAGAAATCGTGCGGCTGCCCGTCCACGAAGGTCACCGGGATCTGTTCCCAGTACTCGT includes the following:
- a CDS encoding redox-sensing transcriptional repressor Rex, which codes for MTRRTPRPRERGIPEATVARLPVYLRALQALNDQGTPTISSEDLAAITGVNSAKLRKDLSHLGSYGTRGVGYDVDYLIYQVSRELGLTQDWSVAIIGIGNLGRALANYGGFGSRGFRIAALLDADSSIVGDKVAGLPVRHIEILEEVVAGESVSIGVIATPAAAAQSVCDRLVGCGVTSVLNFAPVVLNVPPSVDVRKVDLSIELQILAFHEQRKSDGYGGPEWFGIPGSLT